Sequence from the Blastocatellia bacterium genome:
GTTCTGCCGCCCGGCTTCCAGTTTCCCCTTGGCATCTCAAAGGCGGAGGTCTGGACACCGACGGCGCGAGACGCTGGCTTCTTCGCGCAACGGGGCGCCCTGATCTTGCACGCGCTCGCCCGACTCAAGCCGGGCATCAACCGGGAACAAGCGCAAGCGGAGATGAACGCCATCGCCCGGCAGCTTGAAGCAGAGCATCCCGATTACATGGCCGGTCGCGGAGTCAATCTGGTTCCATTGCATCAACAGGTGGTGGGTGAGGTGCGTCCCGCGCTGCTGATTTTGTGGGGAGCTGTTGGCCTGGTGCTGCTCGTCGCTTGCGCTAATGTGGCCAACCTGCTGTTGGTGCGCGGCGCTGCCCGCGAAAAAGAGGTCGCCGTTCGCCTGGCTCTAGGCGCCGGGCGGTGGCGGTTGGTTCGACAGTTGTTGACCGAGAGCGTGATCCTGGCAGTGATAGGGGGAGGGCTGGGGCTGCTGCTGGCACTGTGGACCACCGAGGCGCTTGTGGCAATCGCTCCACGAGACATCCCACGGATGGAGCACGTTGGTCTGGACCGGGGCGTGCTCGGTTTTGCGCTGGGGCTGTCGGTGCTGACCGGCCTGATCTTCGGGCTAGCGCCGGCGCTGTCCACCAGCCGGATTCCTCTGACTGAGTCGCTGAAAGAAGGCAGCCGGACATCAGGCGTCTCGGGGAGGCTTCGCCTGCGCCGCTTGCTCGCCGTGACCGAGACTGCTCTGGCGGTTGTGCTGCTGATCGGCGGTGGATTGCTCGTCCGAAGTTTTGTCAATCTCCTGCGGGTAGATCCAGGGTTCCGGCCTGAGAACGTACTCACGTTCCAGATGGCGGGTCCTTTTGAGCAGAGTGATGCCGACCAACGAGCCAACTTTTACAGCGACATCCTGGCGCGGCTCCAGGCCTTGCCCGGCGTCCAGTCTGTAGGCGGCGCGACCTCTATTCCGGTGAGCGGCGTGAACCACATGGAGATTGGTTTTGAAATCCTCGGCCGTCCGCTCCGACCAGGAGAAGACTCACAAAGCGCTGCCTACGACTCGGTCACACCAGACTACTTCCGTACGATGGGCATCCTGCTGCGCCAGGGACGGCTCTTCACCGAGCAAGATCAACGAGGCCGGCCCGGCGCCGTCATCATCAACGAGGCTATGGCGCGGCGCTACTGGCGGGAGGAAAACCCACTAGGGCAACGCATCCGCCTGGCCATCAGCTTCGGCGAGCCAGGAGAACCAGAATCGTATGAAATTGTCGGTGTTGTCGGCGATGTCCACGAGCGCGGCCTGGACACGGAAGCCAAGCCGCATCTATACGTGCCGTACCGTCAGCAGACCTGGCCCTTCTTCGCCTTTGCCCTGCGCACGAGCGGCGATCCTCGCCTGCTGATTGGCGCGATACGCGCCAGCGTGGCGGAACTGACCCGCAAGGAAGCCGTCTACGACTTCAAGACGATGGAAGAGCACCTAGCCGCATCAGTGGCGCGACGCCGCTTCGCCACGGTCCTGCTGGGCCTCTTCGCGGGCCTGGCGCTGGTGCTGGCAGCGATAGGAATTTACGGCGTTATTTCTCACTCGACCAGCCAGCGCACGCATGAGATTGCCATCCGAATGGCGCTGGGTGCACAGCGGTGGGACGTGTTAAAGCTGGTTCTCGGACAGGGAATGATCCTGGCTGTGATTGGAGTGGGAATAGGACTGGTTGCGGCTCTGATGCTAACCCGCCTGCTGTCGAGCTTGTTGTTTGGCGTGAGCCCGACTGATCCGCTGACATTTGTTGTGGTTGCTTTCTTGCTAACCAACGTGGCGTTGGTAGCTTGCTACGTTCCGGCGCGGCGGGCGACGCGAGTGGACCCGATGGTGGCGCTGCGGTATGAGTGAGCGTTACGAAGCCGAGCGATGCGGAGGAGGATGTTCATGATTAAGCAGCAGGAGACGACGAAGATGGATGACGCCTTCGCGATTCAACTCCAGCTCTCGGATGGTTGCGCGGCCTGTTGGCGTCAGTCCGATCAGGTAAAGTTGGTCAGGGCTCCAGGCAAAATGCTCGTGCCAGTTGTCCCGTCGTGGATGAAAGAGCGGAACTCGGCGGCCAGTGGCGGGATCGAGGGCCTGAGTCTTGTTATGTTTGGAACCATTGCATCCCTGACAGGCCAGGGCCAGATTATCCTCGGTGCTTTGACCACCCTGGCTCTCAGGGATGATATGTTCGATCGAGTGCAATTGCGTCGCGCAGAACTCCGGGCAGAGGCAGTATTCACAATAGCCCAACGCGCGTTGCCTGACCCATCGTCGCCGCTTGGCCGGAATCCGCTTCCTAGTCATGGGGCACAGGTCGGAGGCCGAGCTGCTTGATTAGCTTTCGCAGGGGGACAGCACGCAGATGCGCCAGTTCAGTCAACAGCTTCAGTCGCTCGGCATCGAGCTTTTCGACCTGATCGGTCAGTTTTTTCAGCTCTCGCAGCTCCTTCGCTTTGATAGTTCCAGCCCGGCGCTTGTCAATCAGTTCGTTGAGCCGTTCTTGCATGGCCGCAGGCAGCCCCCGATTGATCTGTATCAGGAGTTCAGCCTCTCGTTCCGAGAGGCTGGGCGTCTCCTGTCGTGCCTTGAGCGCGAAAAGCCTGGCGGCAAATCGCTCGAGTTCCTCGCGCGGAAGCTGCAACGCGGCCTGCAACAACTGGTCAGTTTCAATTTGGATGGTTGGCATAACGCTTGCTCCTTTTGTCGAGAGACACCAATGATAAACATGATTGACGGTATGGGCTAGTGAAATGAGGTGAACTATGCAAACACTCTGGCAAGACCTACGCTATGGCGCGCGAATGCTTTTGAAGAACCCTGGCTTCACGGCGGTGGCTGTCGTGACGCTCGCGCTCGGCATCGGCGCGAACACGGCGATTTTCAGTGTAGTCAATGCCGTTCTGCTGCGCCCGCTGCCCTATCCGCAGCCGGAACGGCTGATGGTGATTGGGCGGACGTACACCGGCAGCGACGTCTATCCGGCGAGCGAACCCAAATTCCTCTTCTGGCGTGACCACAATCAATCCTTTGAAGCAATGGCGGCCGTGCAGGGCATCGGTTCCGGCCTCAATCTGTCGGGTGAGGCTGAGCCGGAATACGTCACCGGGATCCAGGTCTCAGCCGATTTCTTTCGCGTGCTGGGCGTGAGTCCAGCTCTGGGTCGCGGCTTCACAAAGGAAGAAGATAGTCCTCAGGGTGAGCGCGTCGTGATTCTGAGCGATGGCTTGTGGCGGCGGCGCTTCGGCCAGGATGCTGGACTCATCGGCAAGACGGTGACGCTCAACAGCGAGAGTTATACTGTCGTCGGCGTTCTGCCGCCAGGCTTTCAATTCACTGCACCCTTCGATGTGCTCGTGCCGTTGCGGCTCAATCCGGCAAGCCGATCTGAGGCGCATAACTTCATGGTCATTGGGCGACTCAAGCCCGGTGTGACCGAGGTGCAGGCGCGGGCCGAAATGAAATTGGTCGGCGAAAAGTTTCGGGCGGCGTATCCACAGGCAATGGCGCCGAATGAGAGCGTCAACCTGATGGGCTGGCAGAACAATCTGGTGCAGGAGATTCGTCCGTTGCTGCTCATATTGCTCGGCGCCGTCAGCTTCGTGCTGTTGATTGCCTGCGCCAACGTGGCTCATCTGCAACTGGCCCGTGCCAGCGCACGCCAGAAAGAGATGGCGATCCGGCTGGCCGTGGGCGCCGGCGGGTGGCGCCTGGCGCGGCAATTGTTGACCGAAGGCGTACTGCTGGCGCTGGCCGGAGCAGCAGCGGGCCTGCTGCTAGCCGTGTGGGCAGTAGATGCGCTCACAGCGTTGATGCCTGACGGGATGCTCCCGCTGCTGGGCGAGATCAGTTTTGATGGGCGCGTGCTGGCTTTCACCTTGGCCGCTGCCGTCGCCACGGGTTTGATCTTCAGTCTGGCTCCTGCGCTTCACGCTGGGCGCGTGGATGTGAATCAATCGTTAAAAGAAGGTTCCACCTCGGGCCGCCTCAGTCCGGTGCGCGGTCGCTTGAGAAGCGTGTTGGTTATTGCCGAACTGGCGGTGTCGCTGGTGCTGCTCATTGGCGCGGCGCTGCTCGTTCGGACGTTCGCCAATTTGCGCGGCATCGAGCCGGGATTTGATCCGCGCCATGTATTGACTTTTCAGGTCTCGTTGAGCGGCCCGTCGTACGATACGACCGCCAAGGTCTCGGACTTTTATCGTCGCGTGTTGGAAAGATTCCGCAGTCTGCCCGGAGTCGAAGCCGTCGCTGTCGCGAGTACCTTACCGCTAGAGGCGCAGCTCAATCTGCCGTATTCCATTGGCGGAAGCGCAGAGGTGACAGGTGCCGTTCAGTATCGGATGATCTCGCCGGATTATTTCCGCGTGATGAAGACGGCGGTGCGACAGGGACGCGCTTTTGAGGAGGGCGATACGGCTGGCGCTGAGAGCGTGATCATCGTCAACGAAGCTTTCGCGCGGCAGCATTTCCCGAATACCACGCCGCTTGGTCAGCGAATGTGTGTTGGCTGTGGCTTTGGTGATCCGGCCATGCGAACCATCGTCGGAGTGGTCAGTGACACCAAGCAATTCAATTTAGGAGCGCCGTCGCCGCCGACGGTTTACGTGCCGGTGGCGCAAGTGCCGGACGCATTGATGTTGCTGCTCCGGCAGTTCACGGCCACGAACTTTGTCATCCGCACTGCTGGAGAACCACTCCAACTGAGCGGAGTGGTGAAGCAAGAGATGCTGAAGATCGATCCGGCGCTGCCACTCAGAAATGTGCGGACGATGGAACAGTTGCTCTCACACTCGCTCGCACTGGAGGAATTCAACATGTCGCTGCTCGGCCTCTTCGCCGGAATTGGACTGCTGCTGGTAGCCATCGGGACTTACGGCGTCGTTTCTTATTCGGTGAGCCAGCGCACGCATGAGATTGCCATCCGAATGGCGCTGGGTGCACAGCGGTGGGACGTGTTAAAGCTGGTTCTCGGACAGGGAATGATCCTGGCTGTGATTGGAGTGGGAATAGGACTGGTTGCGGCTCTGATGCTGACCCGCCTGCTGTCGAGCTTGTTGTTTGGCGTGACGCCGACCGATCCGATGACCTTCGCCAGCGTCTCGCTGCTGCTTGTGGCTGTGGCGCTGCTGGCGTGCTACATCCCGGCGCGGCGGGCGACGCGGGTGGACCCGATGGTCGCGCTCAGGTACGAGTAGGTTTCAGGTGTCAGGCTTAAGGTGAGAGGAGGTGGCTGTATGAGAAAGAAACCCCGCTCATTGTGTCCAATCAATTACAGTAAGTCCGGCAATCCGCCCGAAGTGGCGAATATTGCGCGAGACAATAGCCACCCCTTCGCTCATGGCAATCCCAGCAATCAGCACATCTACCTCGCCAATCAGTTGGCCTCGGTGTTTCAAATCAGCCCAGATGTCGGCAGCACGGACAACAGCGGCATGTGTGAGAGGCAGCAGCTCATGCTGCTGGCAAAACACCTCAAAGTCGGTCAGTTGTTTAGTCGCCTGAGCTGTGCGCAGTCCGCGCGCCACCTCATAGTAGGTCAGTTCCGTGAACGTCAGATGCCCATACTGAGTCAGGTAGCGCGACACATTCAACCACACAGCAGGATGTTTGTGACGCCAGATCAGGCTGACCGTATCCGTGTCAAGGAGAGCACGCATTCAATCCTCAGGCCGGTTGAAGAAATTGATCTGATCGAGTCGGGCCTCTTCCAATATTCGCGATTGCTCCTCAGTTAACCCTTCAAAGCACTGCCGGAGCTGACGGAGCGTCGCCAAAGCCTTTTCGATGGATTGAGGCAAGGCACCTTCGGACAGAAGCTGCTGCCGGACCTGCTCCTCAAGATCCGAAGTCGAAGGCTCAACGGCGATATGTACTCGTATGCCATCCGGCAGATCAACCGGGTCGAGCGGCTTCAATACCCCGTTTTCGTAAATTGCTTCAATCGTTCGCGACATGACGTAGAGAGATGCAGTATACCTCGCAACCAGAATCGCTACAACCGTTCCTCGCCCACGAAGAAGCATCGGGTTACAGAGAATCGGTAATGTCCACGAGCGCGGCCTGGACACGGAAGCCAAGCCGCATCTATACGTGCCGTACCGTCAGCAGACCTGGCCCTTCTTCGCCTTTGCCCTGCGCACGAGCGGCGATCCTCGCCTGCTGATTGGCGCGATACGCGCCAGTGTGGCGGAACTGACCCGCAAGGAAGCCGTCTACGACTTCAAGACGATGGAAGAGCACCTGGCCGCTTCGGTGGCGCAACGCCGCTTCGCCACGATTCTCATGGGTGTCTTCGCAGGCGCGGCCCTGGCGCTGGCAGCAGTGGGAATTTATGGCGTCGTTTCCTATTCGGTCAGCCAGCGGACGCACGAGATCGGCATTCGCATGGCATTGGGTGCTCAGCGGAGCGACATCCTCAAGCTGGTGCTGGGGCAAGGAATGGTGTTAACACTTGTGGGTGTCGGGCTGGGCTTAGCTGCGTCGCTCGGCTTGACGCGTCTGCTTCGGAACTTGCTCTTTGGCGTGACAGCGACCGACCCGGTGACCTTCGCCAGCGTGTCACTGCTGCTCGTGGGCGTGTCGCTGCTGGCCAGTTCCATCCCCGCATGGTGGGCAACGCGGGTGGATCCAAAGGTGGCGCTGCGGTACGAGTAGCCGCGCTGAATAAAATGGTGGAAAATCCACCATTGAATGGTTGATTCTCAACCGTCCATGGGCTAATTTATCGGCATGTTCAAACGGCACATTCAGGCTCGGTTGCTCAAGGCACTGGCCGATACGCCGGTGGTTTTGCTCATCGGTGCACGCCAGACCGGCAAGAGCACGCTGGTTCGCCATCTCGCCGACAGCGTCTATCCGGCGCGCTATCTCACCCTCGATGATGCCACGACGCTGGCGGCAGCCCGGCATGATCCGACCGGTTTTCTGGCGGGGCTGGAGGGCCCGGTCATCATTGATGAAGTTCAACGCGCGCCGGAATTATTTCTCGCCATCAAGTCGTCGGTGGATCGCCAACGGCAGCCGGGGCGGTTCCTGCTGACCGGATCAGCCAACGTGATGCTCTTGCCGCGCCTGGCCGACGCGCTAGCCGGAAGGATGGAAATCCTCACATTGTGGCCACTGTCGCAGGGAGAGATTGAGGGCGCTCAAGAAGACTTCATTGATCGCCTCTTTGACAAGGAGATGAGATGGCCCACCACGGCGGCGCTCAACCGCACCGAGTTGATTGAACGGGTGCTCCGGGGCGGCTACCCGGAAGTCCTTCAGCGGAAGACAGAGGACCGGCGACGCGCCTGGTTTGGCGCCTACCTGACGACGATCTTGCAGCGCGACGTGCGCGAGATCGCCAATATCGAAGGGCTGACCGATCTGCCACGCCTGTTGGCGCTCTTGGCCACGCGTGCGAGTTCGCTTCTGAATCTGGCGGACCTCTCGCGCAGTATTGTGATCCCCCAGACGACGCTCAAACGCTATATGACTTTGCTGGAAGCGACTTTTCTTGTCCAGCCGCTACCGGCTTGGTCGGCGCATCTGGGCAAACGACTGGTCAAGGCGCCGAAGCTTGTGCTCAACGACACGGGATTGCTGGCATATCTCTTGGGAGTGAATGAGCAGCGGGTGACAGAGGACAGGATGCTGCTCGGTGGATTGTTGGAGAATTTCGTCGTGATGGAATTGCGCAAACAAGCGAGCTGGAATGCAATCGAGCCACGCCTTTTCCACTTTCGCACGCCGACCGGGTACGAGGTTGACCTCGTCCTGGAGAATGCGGCGGGCAAGCTGGTCGGCGTGGAAGTCAAATCGAGCGCCGGTGTCACGGCGGACGATTTCAAGGGATTGCGTGCGCTCGGTGAGCTAGCGGGTCGGCGGTTTCTGCGCGGCGTAGTTCTCTACACCGGATCAGAGTCTGTGCCCTTCGGCCCGAACCTGATGGCGCTACCGATACCGCACCTGTGGCAGCGCGCACCCGCCTCCAAGAGGAAACACAAGTGATCAAGCC
This genomic interval carries:
- a CDS encoding STAS/SEC14 domain-containing protein, whose amino-acid sequence is MPTIQIETDQLLQAALQLPREELERFAARLFALKARQETPSLSEREAELLIQINRGLPAAMQERLNELIDKRRAGTIKAKELRELKKLTDQVEKLDAERLKLLTELAHLRAVPLRKLIKQLGLRPVPHD
- a CDS encoding antitoxin family protein, with protein sequence MSRTIEAIYENGVLKPLDPVDLPDGIRVHIAVEPSTSDLEEQVRQQLLSEGALPQSIEKALATLRQLRQCFEGLTEEQSRILEEARLDQINFFNRPED
- a CDS encoding HNH endonuclease, whose translation is MTRKRIPAKRRRWVRQRALGYCEYCLCPEFCATQLHSIEHIIPESQGGQSTEDNLALACQGCNGSKHNKTQALDPATGRRVPLFHPRRDNWHEHFAWSPDQLYLIGLTPTGRATIRELELNREGVIHLRRLLLLNHEHPPPHRSAS
- a CDS encoding FtsX-like permease family protein, whose protein sequence is MPYRQQTWPFFAFALRTSGDPRLLIGAIRASVAELTRKEAVYDFKTMEEHLAASVAQRRFATILMGVFAGAALALAAVGIYGVVSYSVSQRTHEIGIRMALGAQRSDILKLVLGQGMVLTLVGVGLGLAASLGLTRLLRNLLFGVTATDPVTFASVSLLLVGVSLLASSIPAWWATRVDPKVALRYE
- a CDS encoding ABC transporter permease gives rise to the protein MQTLWQDLRYGARMLLKNPGFTAVAVVTLALGIGANTAIFSVVNAVLLRPLPYPQPERLMVIGRTYTGSDVYPASEPKFLFWRDHNQSFEAMAAVQGIGSGLNLSGEAEPEYVTGIQVSADFFRVLGVSPALGRGFTKEEDSPQGERVVILSDGLWRRRFGQDAGLIGKTVTLNSESYTVVGVLPPGFQFTAPFDVLVPLRLNPASRSEAHNFMVIGRLKPGVTEVQARAEMKLVGEKFRAAYPQAMAPNESVNLMGWQNNLVQEIRPLLLILLGAVSFVLLIACANVAHLQLARASARQKEMAIRLAVGAGGWRLARQLLTEGVLLALAGAAAGLLLAVWAVDALTALMPDGMLPLLGEISFDGRVLAFTLAAAVATGLIFSLAPALHAGRVDVNQSLKEGSTSGRLSPVRGRLRSVLVIAELAVSLVLLIGAALLVRTFANLRGIEPGFDPRHVLTFQVSLSGPSYDTTAKVSDFYRRVLERFRSLPGVEAVAVASTLPLEAQLNLPYSIGGSAEVTGAVQYRMISPDYFRVMKTAVRQGRAFEEGDTAGAESVIIVNEAFARQHFPNTTPLGQRMCVGCGFGDPAMRTIVGVVSDTKQFNLGAPSPPTVYVPVAQVPDALMLLLRQFTATNFVIRTAGEPLQLSGVVKQEMLKIDPALPLRNVRTMEQLLSHSLALEEFNMSLLGLFAGIGLLLVAIGTYGVVSYSVSQRTHEIAIRMALGAQRWDVLKLVLGQGMILAVIGVGIGLVAALMLTRLLSSLLFGVTPTDPMTFASVSLLLVAVALLACYIPARRATRVDPMVALRYE
- a CDS encoding type II toxin-antitoxin system VapC family toxin; protein product: MRALLDTDTVSLIWRHKHPAVWLNVSRYLTQYGHLTFTELTYYEVARGLRTAQATKQLTDFEVFCQQHELLPLTHAAVVRAADIWADLKHRGQLIGEVDVLIAGIAMSEGVAIVSRNIRHFGRIAGLTVIDWTQ
- a CDS encoding ATP-binding protein, whose protein sequence is MFKRHIQARLLKALADTPVVLLIGARQTGKSTLVRHLADSVYPARYLTLDDATTLAAARHDPTGFLAGLEGPVIIDEVQRAPELFLAIKSSVDRQRQPGRFLLTGSANVMLLPRLADALAGRMEILTLWPLSQGEIEGAQEDFIDRLFDKEMRWPTTAALNRTELIERVLRGGYPEVLQRKTEDRRRAWFGAYLTTILQRDVREIANIEGLTDLPRLLALLATRASSLLNLADLSRSIVIPQTTLKRYMTLLEATFLVQPLPAWSAHLGKRLVKAPKLVLNDTGLLAYLLGVNEQRVTEDRMLLGGLLENFVVMELRKQASWNAIEPRLFHFRTPTGYEVDLVLENAAGKLVGVEVKSSAGVTADDFKGLRALGELAGRRFLRGVVLYTGSESVPFGPNLMALPIPHLWQRAPASKRKHK
- a CDS encoding ABC transporter permease, with product VLPPGFQFPLGISKAEVWTPTARDAGFFAQRGALILHALARLKPGINREQAQAEMNAIARQLEAEHPDYMAGRGVNLVPLHQQVVGEVRPALLILWGAVGLVLLVACANVANLLLVRGAAREKEVAVRLALGAGRWRLVRQLLTESVILAVIGGGLGLLLALWTTEALVAIAPRDIPRMEHVGLDRGVLGFALGLSVLTGLIFGLAPALSTSRIPLTESLKEGSRTSGVSGRLRLRRLLAVTETALAVVLLIGGGLLVRSFVNLLRVDPGFRPENVLTFQMAGPFEQSDADQRANFYSDILARLQALPGVQSVGGATSIPVSGVNHMEIGFEILGRPLRPGEDSQSAAYDSVTPDYFRTMGILLRQGRLFTEQDQRGRPGAVIINEAMARRYWREENPLGQRIRLAISFGEPGEPESYEIVGVVGDVHERGLDTEAKPHLYVPYRQQTWPFFAFALRTSGDPRLLIGAIRASVAELTRKEAVYDFKTMEEHLAASVARRRFATVLLGLFAGLALVLAAIGIYGVISHSTSQRTHEIAIRMALGAQRWDVLKLVLGQGMILAVIGVGIGLVAALMLTRLLSSLLFGVSPTDPLTFVVVAFLLTNVALVACYVPARRATRVDPMVALRYE